The nucleotide sequence TCAGTTGTGCAGAATTTTGGGTATTTCCTATTCATATTCTATCAGAAGGTTCCTGTcctttaaaaggttttaaacaattttgtgtATAAAAAATGGGTTTTGTAGACCcatatttttagttattttttccTTCCTGTACCCTGGTAGATTCAGACGATTGTattaaagaaaacacagttaCCAAGGTGATAAACGTAACACTCTTTACACTTTTGTGGTTTCCAGGAAAAGCTCTCCGATTGTGTAGAGAGACGCACCCACCAGCTTGAAGACCTGGAGGCTGCATTTGCCGACCTGCTAGAAGATGACAGCCAGGAAACTATAGATCGATTAGCAGCAAACCCAGggtacaacataaacaaatgttatgtgacCCAAACGTAACTTCTGGTAGAACTCCGCAAAGAGTCAATatctgttgagtagttttaatttaacacaatcaatatacaataaaatactaatataaattgaatataaaattaACCTATAACAGACATGAACTTGGGGCCAGGTGCAATGAAACCGCCTATACTGACTGTATAGACTAGAGTAAGAGAAGTGTTTATAGTAGAttattcttattttgtgttcactttttgtgttagttttttgttaatgtttgctGTAAAGCAACTTGATggacttttttcattttattatttgtttattttatgtttatatttaaaagttttttattgtagttttagttgaattaagtcaaataatgttttaaatttgatttgatttgatttgatttgaacaaacagaaatgttttaatacttgtacttttagtaaactataataacctgGAATATAGCCTGGATACAAGCTCTGTGCTTTTTGATTAAAGTATTTCTCATCACTGCATCATTGGAGGGGATGTCACGGCCACGTgaattgatttttcttttcttttctttgcagaATGGAATCTCTAGCCAGACTTGTACACAGCCTTAAGAATCGAACTGAGTCACCGGACTATGAAATGGTGAGTTTGTATGTGTCATATGTGTCCTATGCCCGGAAGagtgcttgtttttttaacagtagCTAGTGTTTAGAACAGTTAAGGTTTGGTATTGCATAGTCATTTTTAAGgctggttagggttagggttaatCAATTTAAACTATCAAAAACGTTGCAAGTCATAGGTATTTTGAGTTTGTTGTTGTGAATATCCTAAGGAGAAAATCTCTTGATGCCCTCTATCCGCATATTCATACAGAATATCCATTATTATTGTATCACCATTGACCCTAAACGTATGTAAGTGCAGGAAATGGAattcaaatcaaaaacattttccccCATTTTGTGTCCCCACCACTTCTCAAACCAAAGTTAGACCCGTGCGTATAAggatttgaaacatttaaaaaattaaatcaaattcgaaaacaaataaataataatatctattGCAGTTGTTCAAAATTAGGAATTGTGTTGTAAACATagatgcagattttttttatatgtttttcctCGATGAATTGGCCAAAGCCTTAAAAAATGCCACCATGATTTATCttttaatgtattcatttcCTTGACATGCTTAAATGGAGGATTTAacgctgttttttatttttatttaatacaattattgataTTATGGTCGCTATAAGTGGTCGTTAAACGTCATCGACCCATATACACCACACACATCTTGAATTGAcacaaacattcattctgaaatCTGACTGCACTATAATGATTTTGATATTACCTCCTATAttccacaaaacatttattcatatttcatatttggcGTCTGATGTTTGAACCTGATTATATGTCAGTACATCTTTTAAGCTAAATTTCTTTGTAAAGTCTTTGACCTCCAAGAAATAACGAGGTTTCAGAAAATTGCTTGAGGGTTGTGTGAGTCATTCGTGCGAGTTTCAAAGACTGATGTATTTGTGCCTGTGGTGTGGAGTGTAGGTGCATCAGGCAGGCTTGACCTGTGATTACTCAGAGCTCCCTCACCATATCAGCAGTGAGGAGGAGATCCAGCAAATGATCACGGCCGTGCAGCTCTTCCTTGAAGCCCTGCCTAAACCCACCATAGTCACTATATCCAGGTATGTCAGTCATTATGCCAGATTGAGATCTGTTCTACGTCTCCTCATGAAAAGAACATTGggtcttttaatgttttatatatgatTCATTAGGTCAGCAACATCTCATGCTTTTTTCCCTGGAGAAGCATCTGGAAGCCTCATTTCTTGTGTTCGTCACTCATCCGCATGAATTATCATCAGTAATCAGAATTTATGCCGTAATGATGAAGTTTAGGCTGGCTGTTGCTCTGCGAGCAGGTGTCTGTGCCGTTCAGACAGATGGTGTTGTGAGGGACTCGTGTCCCTGTGATTTTGTTTGCACGATATTTAATGAACACAATCTTACTATCAAGATCGTAAGTCATACTCTTATCTCATTGAGTCAGGAGGATTTCATTATCTTTATCTTTCTCCCAACACTGTGACGGGTCTCTGACTTATGGCGCATCACCATCAGCGGATATTATTACCCTGTGATACACTGTAAGACTAAAATCCATCTTTAATTTACATGGCAGATCCAGCTTGGATGAGTATTGCCCAGTGGAACAGGTGGATTCCATTCAGAATGGCGTATTGGAAATTCTACAGTCCCTCTTCGGCTGCTTGGATATTCACAGAGAGTATCAATCAATACCGGCAGAGAGCACATCACAGACCACATGAGAAGAGAGGTTAAAATTCAGCAGCGGCTGTGCCATATTTCCCATCAGGCTCTCATCGAGAGCGTGTGCGACTGTGATGTTTTGTTATCTGTGTGCGCAGAGGAGGAGAAGGAGGTTTCAGACTGCTTTTTAGTTGATTTACTcgtcctcatgttgttccaaacccatgCTGAGTTTTTTCTGTGGAACGCAAAAGTAATACGAAATGTTCTCGCCAACAACAGGTCAATAGTCTGCTGGTAAAAGTTTTGGAAAAGTAGCCCGTGTTTGCAGtcgcaataaaaaaaatatgctaaGGTCGTAgaataaaactgctttttgacTTCATTTACATGAGCcatttttaaaaatcatctTTTGGAACATCTGGTTGCTGTGAACTGGGttttaaaggaattgttcaccttaaaaatgaacattctgtcgttattttctcaccctcttttcagttttaaaacacaaaagatattttaaagaatgttgatggTCCCCATCGATTTGCATTggtcttgtgtccatacaataaaagtcaatatggaccaacggtttttggttgccaccatttttctaaatatcttctttagtgtttttcAGAAGTAAATCACACAAGTTTTAATAGACAACAGGGTGAGtgacaaatgatgacataattttcatttggAATGTGAATTAATTCTTGAAGAGCCGTGTATCAACATTTCAGCTTAAATTCTTTTTggagagaaacatttattttcttatatttgtcATCTAGTAGgaataaatacagaatgaaATTTAGGGTATTGTtcaaaaatgtatgctttatggGTTTCATTTCCACagtcaaataaacataaaatatgaattcattGCTCTAGTCTTTCATGCCTTTGTTTTCATACGTCACTTCAACGTATTTGGTGTGATCTGGAGATTTGGGCTGATACTTTTAATGCACACTTCCTCTATTTCTATGTGGTCCTTGTGCCTCGGATGACGGACTAAAGCCTGAGGCGGTTACCAATTCCTCTGAACCTTTGTACCTGCCACCCTATTTACTTTATTGCAACATATCTTTAGATATCTAGACTGCTCCAAATAACCCCGACTTTACTTCAAATTTTCAATAGTGTACAATTAGGTCTTGAggtctttgtctttttttcctgCTGAAAGCGTCAGCTGTCTGGAGGAccttaatgttgtttttgtagttttttcccGCTGCTATAATATCATCCATTTTATGGTGTTTAAATAAGTGTGGACAAAACTTTCCCTAACAGAAACAAGCGCAGGATCGGTGTTTGACGTTGTATTTAGTCTAAGCTTATGATGAGCTGTGTAGAGAAGTTTTGCAGTGATGGATACCAAGGACACAGTGGATGTTGGTAGCAATTACCACTTACACAAGTCACTTAAACAGCACTGGCTGATCTGTTGCTCGACTAATCTGTGGAGACAGTGGCTTGAAACCGTAGTTGGTCCAGTGACAATGAGATATTTACACAACCATGCTGCCCTGGAAACTACAGTACAACAGCCCTAGCCTGCCTGTAGTATTTTAGCTCTAATGATGTGCTTGTCAAAGGAAATATGATCTAATTTAATCTGTTAAATGAAggttaaatcaattaaattgtGTATCAATGCACTTGCAATTTGTGTTAAATTATGTCTGTGTGTACTGATTTTAGAGACGGTCTTCAGAAATGACAAACAAGCAACAAATGCTAAACGATGCGAAATTTGGCATCAATTAGCAGGTCAATAGCAGTCCTCTTCAGTGTTGCCGTTCAGTGCAAAACAGCTATTACTAATGGTGCATtccattttgtttataaattctGAAGTtaggaaataattaaaataattatttagtttAGCTCAGATAAGTACATACAGGGTCATTTTAGATTCTCTCATCCATGGCTTTCTCTGCCAACCAAATACATTCCATTAACCGCAATCTCAGACTCAATTATGAGGCTTCTAATATTAGCTTGAGTAAATTGTTTTCACAAAACAATTTTACAGCGAGCACATGAATTTCAAATAGATTTTTGACCCTGGAAACATCACAAATAGCAGCTCCAGCGTTTTTCTTATTTCATGACTGATGAAGCAGCGGTCAAAATTCTACTgcgaaatgtttattttatgtagcACATTAAAGCACCAAAGCAAGAGGAGGATGACAACCTCTTGTACAAACTAACCAAATTCAAAGGGCCCGGGACGACGTCTTTATGGATAGACGGTTTTATCATACGCATGCGCCTGGCCCAAAATTAACATCCGGTTTTGGTtaactgtattaaaataaatgaaacctactcaacagttattaaTTATTTGTGGAAGCTACGTTTTggcacataacatttgtttatgtctATAACTATTAGCACCCAATAAAAGACAGGTATAGATAAAACttcatgatttttgttttgtttgtttgtttatttggtaAACAAGTGTGGTGTTGTTGAGGCGACAGATTCTAAAGTTGttcatcatcatgttgttttaaagctATCAGAGAGAGCTCATCTGTTTATTAAAGCAAGTATACCAGCAAAGGCAACGTGACATACCTCCTTcggttttgttttgctgtatAAAGTTTGATCAAtattcattttcacatcacagTCTCATAGACCTTCACTGCAAAACTCCAAACATTGAAGCATCAATAGAGAACAAAATAGATTTCAACACTTTTAATCAAAGATATTTCAAGGATACATTTTATTAGAGCGTGTGTGCAGAGTAAATGCAGCTTGGCATTCTAAGCATCATGTTCTATCAGTTTTAATTGGAAATTGAACATTTTCTATTCCTTTAAAGCTTTCAAAagcaaaaaagtgtgttttaaaatactggtacttgatttatattttttcctgaCAGAAATGTACAGAACAAAGCTGGTAGCGTATGACTCTCTGCTCTGTCGTGACTAGTAAAGCTACAGATTGTtctaaagtaaaaataacaacaagcaCATTCTTGTTTTGCTGTAGATTTGAGCTCTTTCTGGCAGTGCTATATGATTCCGAGCTCCAacttttcacactgaggacataGGGACTCATTTACTATTACAATATGTGCAACCACGCACTGATTCTCAAAAAGCAACGCACTTTATTGAGAACCAAGGGCACATAACCTTTAAAACTGAATATTTAGTCTAAATTGTTTGGTCTTTTAAGGAACTAGGTAAATGTCGTTTATTCCAAGCTTCTTGGAATTacaatatgtaaatgttatgtaaaGTAGGATGTGAAGGGCAGTACTAAAGAGAATAATGTCACCCTTACTCTcgtttatttgtataaattccACAATTGGTGGATAAACGGTGTACAAAGGAGATATGTAAACACCTCTCATCTTTGAGTGACTTTTTTCATTTGCGAGCAGCAAGCCTTTATGCTTCACAGATTGACCAAACTGAAAAGATATGGTGATGGTCTCAAAGGTGCGTCACAGAGTTTCTGAGCGGCGTGTTTAAGGCATTGTGCCAGTTTGGcttgtgtaagagagagagagactaaatATTGGTGAGATGAGATGCAGCACACATCATTCCCACGGCGTGTACGCTCCCTAATTGAGAACATTTTATTCAGATCTCATTCGCTGTTTTCCTGCTTAATCAGATAAGAGAAAAATAGGGCTGCCACAGCGTGAATATCATCTAATGTCTTTAGCCTTGTTATCTTTAAGGTGTAATTGAAACTGGTTCTCTTTCGTGCATAATCTGTCTTAGAAAAATGATAGAGTCAATTTTCCTCATTCTGCCTTTGTTCCCCTCCTGAAAATCTCttgaaaataaaagatgctCAGTTCTTTTAAATGAAGTATTGTGAGTCTTTAGTGCTGTAACTTCATGGGTCATTTTTGGCACTGCTGCTAAATCATATCGTAAGGTAATACTGTAAAGAGTGAGGTCTTCGGCTTATTcttcattttgttaatataaatTGCACATCTTGTTACATTTAGGAGCCAGCGAGGCAAACAAGCACGTAGTacatacttaaaataaaaattctgtcagcatttattcaccctcatgtcatatttgtggaacacaaaagatgtttcgAGAAATGTCCTAAAGGTTTTGTAGCCgcacaatagaagtcaataggggACAGTGTTACCAACAtgcatcaaaatatcttcttttgtgttctgcagaagaaaaacgTATGGCAAAGAACTAAATGAGGCCAGTTCCTAAACTTTAAGACACACAATTTCTAATGCATGGCCACAAGATATAAAATGATTAcacaatgtttaatttaaattttagaggtgtcttgatcgaaaataatttacactgacatatcttaaaataaatcggtgtgatgttttgtttcaagatccacataataatttttttgttaagtatgatttaaaaaatgactgaaaTATACTAATTTAAGGgcaaatcttggcttgagataGTCCCTGTCTGATGTGTAATGTATGGACTGGaaccatttaatttttaaataaagaagtcATCAACAGGAAGTCATTTTCGGTGGCTATCAAATTTACGCTGCATCGCCTATATATTGGGATTCACTTTTATTGAACCAAGAATATTCCTTTAACATTCAGTGCTTCTAACACAATGCAGTTATCACCATGTTGAGTAATGGTGCCACATGGCTCAGTTTTTGAATATCTTTTTGTGCCTGAATGAGTCATGAAGGATGACGCCTGTGTCCCACAGCTCCAGCAAATTATATTGCATCAGGAACATTTATCAGATGCATGCACAAACAATTAGGGTGATGCACTACATGCTGTCTACAGTAGCATTTTAATGGAGTTCTAATGGAGCATTGCATAATCTCCTAGTAATTCATTTTGTCAGGTTAGAAAGGTTGTttgatcataaaaaaatatgcttttatgtgtttatttttggttttgcaTATTCCGCTTGATTGGGAACAGCCAGAATTGCCATTACCTAATCTGGTTATAGCCAGATATATTACTTGTATAGTGTAAGGTACAAATATGAGCAGTTGTGAAGATTCATCATAAAAAAGATTCTTCATTTGGTGATTCTCTCCTGCGAACTGTTGCCttctttttttagaaaaaaatcttaaagcTGCACTTATGCTTGGAGGAAATTGCATacatacaagtatttccattttcAAGGTGCTTCAAATAGTATTTTCATGTAGACGCGGCAAGCATTTCGTGCTGTCAAAATGTGTGATGCACGTGTCAGTTGCACATGTAACGAAAGTGAAGAGAAACAGCAGATTTTATACATTATTGAGGAACTGGCACTGAAGTGAAGTCAATTCACATACAAAGCTTCATTCTGGGATTTTATATTTCACCTTGACTATGGAAAAAGAGTGTTTGAGGTGTCAAGTGAAAACTGCATCAAGAGACCTTCTATATTAAAAAGGGATGCTTTGTGTTCTAAACTAATCAATAGACTACACAGAGCTGACCTTTTGTTGTCCTGATggaaaactaaaatatattgaAGATCTGATTGCTTTTCAGCAGGGTCCATAACCGAAATGgcatatataataatacaattgtttgtttgtgctgtcGTTGAATCTCATCATGTTTATTGCAATATAATTAAATTGTGATAATCACACTCAGCAGGTGCCACAGTTCGCACAACTTCTATTAGTTCAATTCTAAACTGATATGTGCAAGCGTAGGAGGAGAAAGATgacatattaaagggatagttcagccagaaactccaatttgccatttgttaactcaccctcaggaaatgtaggtgacattttttcttgagtagaaccataaagaagattgtttggtaaatccccagccctctctgcttcatataaggggagtctatggggtccacctgtctaagacttcctaaagcacatcattTCCAAAAAGCGACAttttgacgtttcgtgaagcgaacgtttgatattttcataaaactgaacgtcatttttaataatattgcatatactgtgcagcctctgcacacaatgGCAATCTTCTTCGTGTAGTATTTGGTTGCGAATGGCATACCAGCGTCGtgtacgtttagcgccacctgcagaaagggagtgttgaggctgtacaacatgactaattttattaaaaatgacattctatttatgaaaatatcgagcgagtcacttcacgaaacttcaaaatgtcgccaggagccgctttttggaaatgatgtgctttaggaaTTCTTAGGCAGGTGGACCCCacagactcccattatatgaagcagagagggctgcggatttaccaaccAATCTTCTTTATaattctactcaagaaaaatgtcacctacatcttggatagcctgagggtgagtaaacaaacgtcaaattggagtttttggctgaactatctctttaacttTGGTACAATGGAATAGATTTCCATCAGGCTGACAGACTTTCTCTTAGATTTAGCAAATTCGTGTCTGAAGTGGATTGTAAGACCAGGAGAGTCCCTGACTCCCTGAGGCTTACAATGGGAAATGAGTCTTAATTAGGCAGCAGACCAAGCATGTTAAAATTGCAGAAGGGCAATATCATGTAATAATGGAGAAGATGTCCTGATTTAATAAGCCTTTGCCTCAGAGGAACTTGAGAGGAAAAGTATGTCTCTGTCCAACTTCAGCAATATTTATGTGTGAATGAATCTGTTTTGCAATCTGTTTCATAAATAACAGCACGGgcaaaatgtgaataattcaTATTCTGAGTTTATATTCCTATTCAATATCTAAGATTTACTTAGATTCTTAGTAACAATTCACCCATAATTaaacattctttcattatttactcacactcttgtcatttcaaacatgcatgactttcttctgcagaacataaaagtaACGAcatccattgacttgcatttcttttgtgtccatgcaatagaagtgaatgggtgcctgCGCTGTTCAGTTATCAACAAAAccatcttcttttgagttctggtgaatgtcatacaggtttgaaatgacatgagggcgattCAAAACCCATAATATAAGAAAAAGACCATAAActtaaagaaaaacaggaaaaacatatactgaaacagaacatttcagttttttacaggatctttttacatttagtaaatgatgacatcgtTTTCTCtattgggtgaagtatccctgcAATGTTATATGGCTGTGTACAAATTAAGGGGAGGActctacagaaaaaaaaatgaatgtacatCATATAAATATGTGAGTGCTCTGTGAAATTGATCAAATTTCTTCCTTTTCTTGTTGCATCGAATGACAGTCTATTCAGAATAATGGTGACCTTCAGAACGGACTGACAAGAAAGCTTTTGAGGCAATCTTTTGTTAAATTATGTGGAGAGAACAAATTTACCTTTTGGGCTCCAGCTGAGACTGGACAAAGAATAATGAGGGGACTAAATGAAACGTGTGAAAGGGGTTTTCATTTTAACAGCTCTGCAAGAAAACGCAGTAAAGCttattttgatgttattttatttgtcacaatGAAATTGGCATTGCAAAAATATGAGAAATAATCTTAacttattcaataaaaaaataagcatgAAACGCTAAACACTTAATACATGTGTTGTGTTATAATGGACTTCAAGCTGGagaactgaaaatgaaatataaactgACTACTTGAGTCATTAACATGGACACAGTGCAGcgtttgcatttttttctggaGGTTTCTGTGTGTGGTCAGCATAATCATTTGGACACATTTCTCTGCTGCTGGCAGTGGGCATCAAATGTGGTGCGCAGAATTATCACACAATGAGCCATGTGCCGTCATCAGATCTCCTACATGCTCAGCAATGTTCATACGGTTGCTAGGTGCTTAAAAACGTACTGACAATCCGCTTTAAACCAAAGTCCCCTAAACCATTTTTGACAAACCTGTACGAAGGTAAAACACAATAACTAGCAAcatttaaatcgttttataATCTGAGCATAGTTGAGTCAAAGTATAGACGTGTTGACTGTATTTACCACATTTTGTCTTTGTATGACAGTACCAGTTTATTCACACAGAGAAGTTAGTCCATACCAGCAGCAGAAGATCTCTTTGAAGGTCTTTCTCATTTCCTGGCTCCTGAAAGCATATATAAGAGGGTCAATGACCGAGTTGCACATGATGAGAATTAGGTACATGTTGAAGTGCGACATGAAGCAGACACAGTAGGGGTTGTGAGGGCAGGAGATCATGAGGATGAGATGCAAGAAGAAAGGAGCCCAACACACGACAAACACCCCGAGAAGGATGGTTATTGTGATGGCCCCCTTCATATTTGCTGCCTGGCAGACAGGGCCGTTGCCAAGGAGGGCGGCGATGCGCTTCATGTGCAGCCGGGCGAGGAGAAACATGTGGACGTAGAGCGTGGCCATGAGAGCCAGCATGGTGAAGAACATGCTGATAAGGCAGATGAGAACGGTGGTGCTTTCCGAGTACACGATAAAGAGCACGCCGGAGACAGTGCAGAAGGTCCAAATGCAGGTTATGATGATGCCCGCCCGCCGCTGGGTCATGATGTTGTGGTATCGTAAGGCATAGAAGATGGTGATGTAACGGTCCACAGCGATGGCTAGCAAACTCCAAATGGATGCCAACAGGGAGCTGCAGATCATGGAATCGAAAACGTTGTCCATGTTCTTGATGATACGTTCGCTGTTGGTCAGGTTGCCCCCCGTGATGAGTGCCATGACCACCGTCTCAGAGGCGTTGGAGACGCTGACCAACAGGTCGGCCACAGCCAGACTGCAGATGAAGAAATACATGGGAGAATGAAGGTTCTTGTTCTTCACGATGGCCGCGATCACCAAAATGTTCTCCAGGAGGCTGACAAGCCCAAGTGTGAGGAAGACCTCGGTGGAGATGAGCAGCTGCTTGCAGGATCCAGACGCAGATCCCCTTTCACCCTGAGCAGACTTACCGACCGGTAAAGCTCCCTGGCTGTGGTTCCGCAAAGAGTGATGCAGTCCATTATGATGCGAGGTGTTCATTTCCGTAAATGTCGGCAGACGGCGTCTCAGTCTAGTTCAACTACCGGAGAATTCATCATCATGCTGGAGAGTCATGTTTACCATCTTCCAGCATGTAGATCAAAGTGTGTTTGCGGGCACAAGCATCCAATTATCCTTCACCCCAGAGATGACTTTTTTCTCCAAAGCAGCAAAAAAGTCACACAATGAGTTACAAGAATAAAAGCAGGCGGACAGAAAAGAAGTCGGCGAGATCTAACTGAACATGGCAGCGCTGACTCTGAAAGaaaaagcaacatgcagcattcAGAGTGAGGCACACCGTCTCCAGAGTGCTTCCAGTATTTGGCAGGCAGGCGAGTGATATCCTCTAGACCACACATGCACTCTCTGGCATGCTGAGCGATAGCTCCTCCTCCAGCGTACTCATCCAATCAGAAACCGCTTTGACGGGGGAAATGTAGGCTTATGTCGGATTGGGCTTCATTAAGAAGACTGTTGTCATTCAAGAGTCattaaatttaattgaaaaactAAAACAGAATTGTTAGTTATTGTTTGTTAACACATGAAGCTATTTAATGCAATAGCGAGCTGGTCAAGTATTGCCACAAAAAGTCTGCCTTAAACCATTTTTGAGATGAAGAGTTAGTGAATTTCATTGCAATGGAGTTTAGTTTTTCCACCACTAAAAGATGTCAAGCGCAAAGATTTCAGAAAGTCCCTTTGTATCTTGTTGTGATGCCACCAGG is from Triplophysa dalaica isolate WHDGS20190420 chromosome 3, ASM1584641v1, whole genome shotgun sequence and encodes:
- the mc4r gene encoding melanocortin receptor 4; amino-acid sequence: MNTSHHNGLHHSLRNHSQGALPVGKSAQGERGSASGSCKQLLISTEVFLTLGLVSLLENILVIAAIVKNKNLHSPMYFFICSLAVADLLVSVSNASETVVMALITGGNLTNSERIIKNMDNVFDSMICSSLLASIWSLLAIAVDRYITIFYALRYHNIMTQRRAGIIITCIWTFCTVSGVLFIVYSESTTVLICLISMFFTMLALMATLYVHMFLLARLHMKRIAALLGNGPVCQAANMKGAITITILLGVFVVCWAPFFLHLILMISCPHNPYCVCFMSHFNMYLILIMCNSVIDPLIYAFRSQEMRKTFKEIFCCWYGLTSLCE